TTTACTAGCTGGATCGTTAGATTCTAACGCGTAATGAAGATTTTGAGCTAAATCTTTAGCCACGCGGCCTTTAGCCGTACAGTTTATAAACCATAACGAACACAGACAATTCAACATTGCCAAAATGTGGTAATAACCGAAGGTGTGCCATAATTGCATGTCCGGTTGCAGATAATACTGGGCGACCATTAATGCTATTCCTAAAGCCCAAGAAAATATGCACAAGCTCCATGTTATTAACGATAAGTTATGAAAAATAATCGCGGTACCCGTTATTCGGTAATATTTTAATTGGAATCTCGTCcacatatttttaaactttgccACCTCATTGCCGTTAGTCCACGCAGCTATCGGTAATAAGAAATGAGGCACCAGGATGCTTAAGAAAATTATACCGTAGAGATATTCGTCGAAACGTTTACCTTTTTGAAGAATTAATAGGAGACGTTCTTTAAAAACTATGGTTACAAATACAGTTTCAGCGGCAAATATAACATATGCGTAGATTGCAGTTCCTGAAAACcacctaaaattaaagaaaaaagttaaattactTTAATGAACCGTTTTAGAAAATTCGtaattcatatttatttatataatccGATTAAGAGATTATTCTTGATCTTGATTACCCTCGGTATTATTCGTTTTGCTACAAATCCAGTAACATATGTGACTTAAACCTTATAAATGCGaaggtttaaattttaaactccTCTTTGCACGTCgaatattattaacaacaatACAACTTAACAATACAAAACCCACCTAAATGTGGTATTTCCTTTTCCAGATCTTTCAATAGGCATCACCCCCataatttgaaacaaaaccaaCAAACTCTTAGTCGTCTGATAAAAATTATCGAATTGATCTAGCAATTCCGGATCTTCATCGGTACTTCTCCTCCCATCTAACCCGGCATCCGAAAGACGTTTCGCTTTAATATTATCATCGGCAAGTCGCTGATGCGGATTTTTCGCCCGACGTTCGTGTTCGTAGTCGAAGTAGTCGTCCATTATTACCCCACGTCCTTAACAGCGGGGAGTGAATTTTAACAATGCACCACGACTCAAATTGAAATATACACTATATGAAGGAAGTTTGCGTGACTAAAGCTCGTTAGTAAAGGCGACGAATTGTAATGGGCGATTATGAATTGATTAACATGGTGCTGTATAACCGATAGGGACATTTATCAAAATGTCTTTGAAAGAGAAGGGGGTAATTGGTAACTATGGGTAGGgttataattgttttattaggAAAAAAGGGTTGTTCATGTATTAAAGTtgggtatttttaaaaattgtgggaaaacatattacaaaaaaaatgtctaTCAATCACAATACCCTTATAATGTACATTCACAAGCTCATAAGCAACTGCACTTattcaaattgttttttttctcttgtGTCTTTTTCTTTCTAATAGTTTCGTCTACAGTTTTTATTTCCAGCTACCAAAGTGCATCAATGCCATTTCTTACTACTTTCTTTGTTTAGTCTGATTTTCATTTTGTTAGTCCAGCTACTTTTTATGTTGATTGCTGTTTGTCGTTTAATAGTCGCCTTTTCATTGTTTCTTCCTACTGCCAAAATAGCTGTATCATCAGCAAAAGTGGCAATGATAATGTTTTCTAATTGGGGTATATCGTATATCTATAAGAGTTACTGGCAGCAATGATATCAGTCTGTAAGATGTTCATGCAGAGGTTCTCCTGGTTTGAGTACAATTTGGGAAGATATCTTATGCTGAAAACATTCCAGATTTTTTTACTGTTGCCATTTCTAAGATCTGGTGCTTTTTTACTCTGTTTCGCGTGGCCAACACGATGATTTACTGGTttataagtatttattttcattgatTGGTTCTATTAACACCTTTCCCTTGGTTGTGATTAATCTTGATCCTCAGTgtgttttgcattaaaatttcCACCCACTATAAATATATTACCTTGTTAGCTCAGAAAGTGTAGAAAGTACTCTCACTGATAAGTTTTTGCTTTCACGCTGACAAATGTAGCTTGACTCTTCAGTCATATGTTCTAGTTCTTGATATTTTTCCTTACTATTTTACTATTGTTCTGGAAATTAAAACTAGTCTTATAGActaactattaatttttatctcaaatgtTAAAACTGTATACTTGCTGACTTGAGTCTATCCATTGATGTCTTCTAGAACaagattttcttcttttcagTAAAACTTTTCAGCAAATCTAATGCCTTGAGGCACTATTGCTTTTATCTCTTCTAAGTACGAGTGTCGTCTGGTTTTACTTTGAATATACTGTCCGAGATGTAcgatgttaatatttttacatatcatTACATATTACTTCTGGAGTATTTAGATTGTGTAACAAGCCTTTGTGCTAAACTTTTTTGAAAGGCTTGCACGGGATCTAGGAAGACTTCTTGTCTAAGGCCCGTTCGATGGTGTTGGTCATTCCATGTATTTCGTTTATTGTTAACTGATTTTGCCTGATGTGTGACATTTttgtaattgtaaataattactttccatatttttattttctacttTTAGCTTGAACCCAAGCACTGTATAATATCTGTTCATTATTTGATCTTACATGATTTTCATGAAATGAGACAATGTTTTGTTGTAAGCTTCATTTTCcgtagttattttattttgatgtagtagcacaaaaaagaaattgtcttTTTGATGAAACATTCTTACTTTCACAAtcagtatcttatacagggtgtctcagcgagaccggtcattagacgtttctggggttctggccaaaataaaaatttgagaattcagacttaagtattatcaattacgatctcttcgtctaaaatattttcagctttcttgcacttccggttataccggaagtcgccaccaactttatttttttaaatggaacatcctgtatatttttacatatttggatttgtctgttttcaaggtttataaataactttactttttgcaatttgattcagtcgttctcgagttattcgaatttttctagaaaaatctgctccagcagacatttgttcaaaaaatcagaaaacactcaatttttgggatatcaattgaGGATTGAGAACacgcttaagcaacatgatggaatatgttttggtgccgagaactgcggtctagaacgtttgatcactttactatggcacgttaacttttcaaaatttggaagtaccataacttcatttttttaaatggcaccccccatattttattttttagtcgtcttcggtgtctcattctacatctttcaTATCTCATATGGcccatacctaatattaatagtttgggagataattagggttttttgaaaaatgcacacatatcatatggatatttagcctagtgtgccatgaaaaacaagccttctcaatgagttcttgtcaaagactcacttgtttacgtcacttgatgcatgcgAGCTAATcattatctgttatgtcccttaatattagtactgaaacgagttaaaatcgataacaataacgaaagtaatatttacacaaatcaagaaattcttaatttattttttttgcatgaaaagcgcggcaaagttcgtagtatgattcccagatcttctttggcagctcgaattgaggtgtttGGACTGGGCTtgaaataagccaaggtatacacctcttccgttgcattatctactacattttttggtcagtttaacatgtgattaattcgtccaaaatgcaaaaaatttgcttctatttctctaaatttaccttttgtcatcggagataaatgtgacaaaaaataaattatggatttcttcatttgtataaacattatttatgttattaatatcgattttaactggtattagactcacaagcatcaaacagcCTAAATTatactttgacgtttatcaataagtcattaaacatttgttttccatggcacactaggttaatatccatatgatgtgtgagcatttttcaaaaaaccctaattatttctcaaactattagtgttaggcataggacatatggaatataaaagatgtaaaatgagacgccgaagacgactaagtaataaaatatggggggtgccatttaaaaaaatgaagttatggtgcttccaaatttcgaaaagttaacgtgtcatagtaaagacaccaaacgatctagacagccgttctcggcaccaaaacatactccatcatgttgtttaagcatgttctgaatcctaaattgatatctcaaaaattgagtgttctatgattttttgaacaaatgtccgctggagcaaatttttctacaaaaattcgaataactcgagaattgctggttcaaattgcaaaaagtaaagttatttataaaccttcaaaacagacaaatccaaatatgtaaaaatacacaggtgttccatttaaaaaaataaagtaggcggggatttccggtataaccggaagtgctagaaatctgaaaatattttagatgaagagaacgaaattgataatacttaagtctgcattctcaaattttttgtttggccagaaccccagaaacgtctaatgaccggtctcgttgagacacctgtataccaACAATGAATAAAAATCAGTTTAGTTTCAATTGAACAAATACATCTATATTTTAGAAGAGCATTTATTATTccttaaattttgaataagaAATGTAACAactaaattaaagaaatgacTTAATAGTTTTCAAACATAATTATACGGGTTTTACGCTTAAACGGTAAAGTTTTTAGCCATAGGGGACAAATTTACATTTCCAATTTGGAATTCCGCCTTTGCAATTTATAACATTTCAGTCAATCATGTCTGGAAGTAGCAAGAAAGGGGCACCTTGGGGTCAGTTGGTTGtctaaagttgtaaaatgatcTTAAACACACCTTGCGGTAGAGTAACGCAAGTTTTAGCTGGAGGCAACTTAACAGGTTAGTTTCGGTTCTAGTTGGAGTTAAATTGAATATTACACCTCGCAGGTTTAAATAATTCGAAACATACCATTTACAATGTATTCTTAAGATCTCCTTAAATCATAATGTTAAAcatttaatgtcaaaaattattttcttgtgAATGATTTATGCACGATAAAACGTATGAACGTTTCTCCGTAGATACTAAAAAttcttcgaaaattttctttatgcttattgattattaattttcattttttttattgcaggGTTCTTATAGCTTTTATCCTGTTAAATGTTTGCCTCTCCAACGATTCACAATCACCAACCCGCGCTAAATTAACGACAAAGAGAAAATACCCATCGAAAGTAAGTATACAACGTTGAAACCGCTAAAGTTATTTCATTCTTTCTTGGTATATTGTCTCGATAAATCGGTTTTTCGACATCTGATAGATCGGCAAGTTCCGCCCAATCCATTGTCACCGTATCTTCAGGTCTATTGTTCCACAAAAATCAAACACAAGAGACCGGGGTTGAACCAAACCCGCCATATACGGACATTCGattaaattacttattttcGGCTCCCCTTTTCTTCTTATTTGACCCGTTGTTAAGAAGGGAACGCggatataataaattttgaggaagtaaataaaagagaaaaatgaaatgaaaagatGAGTGTATGTATAGAAGAGGCGGGATAggataaatcaaattatttaatacagGTTATTAAATGAGGTGTCGATCAAAACGTATTATTACTACTAGAAATGGGCTGGggagatatttttttctagCAGAGATCGATAAAGAACTTGTTTATTCAGTTAATAGTACAcgatctattaaattttcttttcggtCAAGGTTATGGTCTACAACCTCCAGCAACATCACCTAAAATACAAACATAGAAGAAGTTTAAAGTTAAGGTCAAGTTCACTTTTATTTTGCACAAAAAAAGAAGTCTTATTTAATCTCACGAACTGCTGTTTGTAGTAGTGTAGTATGTAAATGACTTAGTAGACCACCAGATATCAAAACCGTACTAGATCACGAATCCCAACGTTCTTAGTTCGAAGAAATCGTATATCTTTTCCTCGATATCTCGTAACTCGGGATATCAGTCGTGTTCAGCCCAAGCTCTTGTGCTCGCGTGAGCTTTAAAGCTtcttaaatcgaaaatatgaCGTCGCGTCGGTATCGAAAATGTAAAACCTACCGCAACGGTAACGTTTTTTCTGTACCGTACCTATAGTAGAAAGAGATTAATGGTTTCGCTTTAAACGCaagacgacgacgacgttACGCGAAATGTGCTGAGTAACTTCGGTTACGGAAAGAACCGTTTGTTGTCCTTAAATGAAGAACAAACGCGGGTATTGTTTTGTCgagacgattttttttaactcctttaattttattcttagttCATGTTGTTACAATAATAACTGTTATATTCTTCCGTCTGTCGACAGGTCTACGAGATGTACAAGGAAAGACTACTTAAGACGAAAGTCCCGAAAGTTGCCGGCGTTTGGTCGGCTTGGAGCCAGTGGTCTTCGTGTTCGAGAACTTGCGGAGGTGGAATTATGTATCAAATTAGGAATTGCGTATCGAAACCAGATTCATCAcccaatttaattaatactacGATAATTAGTGGTGATAGTAAAGAAAAGTAAGTAGTTGAGACTTcttattatgaaatttattaCACTATACCAAAGATTGCAAAAGTCGATAAATCCCATTTgtgaacatttttattcctcGAGTCTTAGTTTCTAAACAAATGAATTCCAAAAACCTTGGACAAAATGAAAAGTATTGCAAGTGACGAAAgataacaaaaacataataatttttgcttaaagGTAACCTCTCAGGAAAGGAATTTGAGGTTATTGGTAAACTGCAGTAATGCTATTGATCTGCCACAGGACATCATGACTACTTTTATGTAAGAGCTTTCAATGCCTTTTGTTGAGGATGTCTTGTAGAAGTGTTATGACTGTTCGTTTTTAATGTTACCGATAACGGAGGAAGATGTAATGCCtgatttgttgaactattctAACAAACGTACAGCTGGGGAAAATCGGATCCCATTCTACTTAGTTAAGAaacgtaattatttattacaaaaaacaacTCCTCGGAACAATGAAGTTCACCATAGTTGTACTAGTTTAGAAGACAGATCACCAGAATGTTAATTATAGCCCCATTTCCTTGTGGATCCATTGTTACTTATTAACTTGATCGTTTTTACATACTTCTTAAGTAACACCCTTGATACTGAAGACAGGTGGAGTGGCATACACGTATTTCTTCAGAGCATTGGATGTACTAAGTCATGACTTGCTATCGAAGAGGGTAACCTTCTTCTATACCTCTCCTAGTTGTGTTGGGGTTAAGTCTTACTTTTCGGGTTGTCGATGCTTTGGGAATTATAATGGTTACCTACCTCAAAGATCTAATCTGTGGTTATATCTGttcaatttgtttattaatcaCCTCTTATCATGTAGTACAATGTTAACCCGTTCTGTATGTATAACCGACAACAAATATATCAATACGTCTGGaataatttttgcataaaGTGTCCACACTAATTACATACAAGACAATTAGTTGTTCAATCTATTGAACGGATTAGAGCAGCTAATTTCTTCATGTCTGTAATCAATACAATGTTACTACTTACAATGCTTTTACTACTTAGACTAATGATTAAATAGGTTTAAACTTACTTGCAATCAGGTCCAATTGTCTTTACAGTTTTATAACAGTAGTTTATGTGTTCAAGTCCTATAATTTTCCACTTCTTTATCAGATTCTGATTATGATATCACATAAGAGCAGTTGTTTTGGTCTGATTGTTCCTAAATATTCCAAATTGCTGTCAATATACTTTAATAACTTGTTATATTTTCCAATACCCTCGAATTACTCCAATACCTTTCGATAATTCTCAGTGGCTGCCATTTGCTTCCAATCCTTGCTCAACATTACATGTTACTCCCAATACTTCCACTTGCACTCAATTGCTCCGAAAGGTTCCGAATTGATCCTGAATAGTTCTCAATTCCtttcaatatcttttaattGGCTGCTTAATTGGTCTTAATACTTACCTCTAAAACCTAACCAGCGGCGCTCATCACTTCTCAAGTGCTACTAAAAGAGATTAAGACGTCATGTGACACTTAACATCTCCTAGAAATGATTTTCTATAGTTCCCAAAACCTGTAAATAGTTTCAAGTTGTATCCAATATCTTTTAATCAACACTTAGTCACTTTCAATTCCTGCTTAATAGCCTTCTATGGCTTCTAATGGCTCTAAGTGACACCCAATACAATTCATTAACATGAACCTGTCTTCTTACAACATCTTTCATTTAATCTTAATGGATCTTATTCTCGAAATTGTGCGCAAAATCTTTTCactgatttttaatatttcccaTTAATTACTTCATATGGTTCCCTGTTGTTCCAATTACCTTTCAATAACTTTCAATAAATTCTAGCTCTTTTTGGAACGAAGAGCAACTTAATGCCTAGTTTCAGTACactgaaaaaagaaataccattctattttttctaatacCATACCAATCTCTAAACtgttaggaaaattttatgTACATATGGCTTGTCAGTTTAATATCATATTTGAATGAATCAGTTGACGTAAGCGCATTGGACACAATTAATACAAATGCGCTCGGTAAATATTCCACAACTATACAACAACAAATTGCAAACAATTTTACTTAAATTCCATgcaattttaatgtaatagCATGCAATTCTATATAATACTATAACATTCCATATAACTACTACAAAAcccacaaaattttattatattgttattattattggtcAATTACTCACACTATCTACTCAATTGCTCCCAATATTCGAATGACtcctaatattttttaatgactCCGAATGCTCTCAacaaaacttaattttctCTTAATGGTATTctggtttcaataaatttcaatGACTTCCAAATGCTCCATGATTGTTTCTactatctcaacaattatctCTTCACAACTCTTGCAAATGTTGAGTAATACTTGGGTTGGTAGCTAATGCGAGGGATATATTATAGTCTAGTGCAGCTACACTGCTGCCTTAAACGTTTAATTAGGTTGATGTTAAAGTGTAATTTCTCCTCAATAAGCAAAAATTGTTATCATTACTCAAATTCTCAACTTATATCGAATTATAACTTCAAATCTTGGAAAAGCTAAGTATCACataatatttcttatttcaaatttacacgaaaacatatttttgatataacaaTTAGTCACTTAACTAAAATTAACTTCAAAGTGGTTTCATTTGCAACGTATGGGATAGTAAATTGCaaggaagaaaatattttcgttaatgTTTCAATAAAAGTCTTAAGTGTAAAATGTGTGTGACCTTAGTGGGCAACGCGGAAGCCATAAACGTTGATCTTTAGGcagttttaaaattaccgTATGACATAACGTTGTCGACGTATGGCGGCGATTATCGTCGCAAAATCACCGATGCGGTATATCAAGCGTAATTTGTGATTAGCCATCATCGAAGCGTGACCattatttgtaatataatTCGTAGCACGAGTTCGTAGCGACGTTGGGTTATTCGTCATCATCCCGTTGTGATTTATCCAATTTTAGCGAAAGTCCActtataaaattacttttcatAGAATCCGTTTCGTTTTGAAAAAGTAGACGTTTCGGAAAATAAGATATACGTCTTCAGGAAATGACCCGGGTATGTTCTTAAATCAAAATCCTGATCAGTTAATGCAAGTAAATGAGTAGAAGATCGTTCGCGAGACATGAAACAACCCATTACCACAATTTATGTTGTTCTGGTCCGTCCAATTTCCTTGCCAATCTATCATCCCACTCGATAATTCAAGTAGCCAGGAGCGAAAGATCAATAGCCGATGTTGCCGATTACTGTTGCCGGAGGCCGCGTCCGAGAGAGGAGACCAGCGAAAAgcacaacaaaaacaaataggCGACCATTTCGCTCTCTGCCCGTTCGGTTCTATTGTCAGCAAACGCGGCATGCAGCCGATTAAATTGCATAATAACACACTGTTACCATAGAAGAGCGTACAGCACACTCGTACGGTCGTTCGTAATGGGCAATTACCAGTTCAAAAAATCCAACTACTCTTCTTCCTCTTTTGCCATCCTTTTCAGCGGTTGGCTTTCAGACTAATGGCGCTTTCGGTTCACATTTTGCTCTAGCTATATTTGTAACCACGTTTGAGATTGGCCGCTATTTAAAGTGCGTGCACTTTACGAGTTCTCCTTAAATGGCATTTTGTTGTGACAAGTGTGAACAAGTAACCAATTGGTGTTAATAGATTCTCACCTCTAAGAAATTACTTAACAAATTTCTTCCTTTCtgcacaacaaaaaaaaatctgtaatcgtcgaataataaaattacgactttttcttttttctttttctaatgaAGTGATCAAGAGAACTGAAAAAGTCTAAAAGCAAGTCACCTCTTAATTAAGCCCTAAAGAAGATAGACGGCGCATTGAAAACCgaaagaagatgaagaagtcGTCCGTCTCGACGTTGTTCATGACCATCTCCGTCGTGTGTCTCTATTCCCCTAAGTCCTAGCGGAAATATTCAACGATCAATGGGCTCTGTCAATACACAGAGACAAGCGGTAACGAATAAAGGGGCGCTCTcggtttaaatcaaaaaaccaAACTGAATACGCCTGGCCCATTATACATCGTCTGTTCCGTTCAATGGAACCGTCTCTATTCCTTAGAGAACAGAAGAATCCCTGAATTGATTAGGCGCCCCTTGTTCGACCGGGGTCTCCCCGTTATTGTACGTtgggttaatttaaatttcaaaatttcacagCATAAATGGATACATAAGTCTTTAAACCTGTCGTTTAAAACGTACTATCGAAAATCGAAAATGTCTAAAGTGAACGTTTATCCTGTCAGGTATGGCGTGTAATTGGGAGCTTTTAACAGTGTTTAAAAACAGGTTATGTCATTTTGGTTGTATAAgctaaaattggaaaaattttagaaaattagtatattatttagaataattttagataattttatgttattaacaaagaacttattttaaaagtagactttgttaaaaaattttgacactAAACTTCAAATGAACTAACTTTTTCTCGTTATgtcgttattattaatatagtaaaaagttaatacgaatgtttctagttgtaggtctagtggtagttctagttttaattgttattcagttgtatatttttattgaactaaaagtagaactaacactacgcctagaactagaaacattctggtttagccgcctCAAGAGgcgtacggctaaacctgaatgtttctagttctaggtgcagtgttagttctaatgatagtgttaattctagttttagttgttattagattgttgtatatttttcattaattttatattatgaacCTTAATAGTAGTTGCTTACCTAtacgtgacgtcacgaacggacCTTCGACCGGTGCAAATTATAACGtttggctataacggacactctCTTCATCGtattagtccgttatatcgaatataaataatgtttgtaataaagaaaaaagaaagtaattttaaaaaaagaaataatagtaataattcaCTCTCCATGTATCCTCGATGATTCTTTCTCTGACAAGTCGAGATTTAGTTCCGTCTCATTAGAGTTCTtgaaaagaaagctctttcgTTGATTAATGCACGTGATACAGACCGCGAGTAATTTTTCGACATCGAGATATTAACCCTTCTTGTCtcggtttttattattttttatccgGGATTCATCGCTCCTCATTGAAAACCAATTTATGAGAGACCTTAATGGTTGGCCCCGGTACAACGATAAGGGATCTGAATTATCCTCCGTGTTAACTTTCAAATTAATCTGGTGGGGTGCGCCTTTGGCGTACGACCCAACCTGACGAGAGATGTGCCGAGGCCAGCCATTTCCTGGTTTACCTTCACGAGTTTATCTCCTATTTATTTTAACCTCCGATTGTCCTATTATTTTTGCCATCGCTTGGAAAATTGATCGGACGGCGCCGCCGGAACGTTGGCTCAAGTCTTTAACCAAgcgttaaaattaattaaggatCCTATTAAAACCCCCTTAGATGTCTCTTAGATAGAGCGAATTCTGTGGATATCTCGGtaaatttctattaaattagATTAGATTCATTAGATAGTTTAGATATTGCAATTAAACTGCAGCTGTTGCAATACTTAATCGATTGATGGCGGAGAATTTCTTGACTTGTAtttgaaattcttaattttttttggtggTAATTTGTTCTGGAAGgcatttgtaatatttaagGCCGTTAGAGGTCCTTCTAAAGGTAAGGAGAGCTCGTGCACGCGGTGTCACGCGGAATTTTCAAAGCCGGAAATGACGCTATCTCACGCCCTGACCACTTCAGTGCTCCGGAACAATGCGGCACTAAATCAACGCGACGTCAAATACACCCTACACAGGCCGTTTGCTTAGTTCGTGGACAGTCGATTCTCTTTGGTACCGTGTATTTGAAACCGGCCGCAGCAATGTCATCTCTTCGGTTCTTCTTGGAATGTATCATCTTCTTTCTAAACCGAGATCATCCAGCGCTTGTTACATTGTCTTTTGATTTAACTttgaacacaaaaaaaaactttaataatagaTTATTTCCGATTGTTTCGAATCTTTGGTTGTTAGGAAATAGAACAATAGTAgtaattacattattttttgtttgtttttattttagattcgCCTATAAACATAGAAAACGACGTCACGAAAAagtgaagaaattaaatcattGTGTTGGTCTTTACAAAAGAATTCATTTATGCAACAATCAAgtaagtataaaaataaa
This genomic stretch from Onthophagus taurus isolate NC chromosome 7, IU_Otau_3.0, whole genome shotgun sequence harbors:
- the LOC111424473 gene encoding gustatory and odorant receptor 22-like translates to MDDYFDYEHERRAKNPHQRLADDNIKAKRLSDAGLDGRRSTDEDPELLDQFDNFYQTTKSLLVLFQIMGVMPIERSGKGNTTFRWFSGTAIYAYVIFAAETVFVTIVFKERLLLILQKGKRFDEYLYGIIFLSILVPHFLLPIAAWTNGNEVAKFKNMWTRFQLKYYRITGTAIIFHNLSLITWSLCIFSWALGIALMVAQYYLQPDMQLWHTFGYYHILAMLNCLCSLWFINCTAKGRVAKDLAQNLHYALESNDPASKLAEYRDLWVDLSHMMQQLGKAYSGMYGMYCILILLTTIVASYGCLTEILDHGLSFKEAGLFLIAFYCLSLLFIICNEAYHASAKMGPGFRERLLNVNLAAVDTRTRQEVHMFLTAIDKNPPVMNLNQYTDINRKLISSTLTSMATYLVMLMQFRATLMRNSALQVHRTASSNLNKTI